In Longimicrobiaceae bacterium, the DNA window TTCGTGTCCGCCGCGCTTCCGCTCGCCCTCGGGATCGACGCTCCAGGCTTCTCCGAGAATCGCACGATCATCCGCTTCACCCGCGCATGCCGCCGCGGATCTCCCAAATCCAGCGTTGCCATCTCCGTCTCTACCCACTCCGCTCCCATCCCTCCTCCTTGGCCCCTGTACCCTTTGTTTACCCGGCGGCAGTATAGGACACACTTGTGGGTAATGGGTAGGGCAGTTTTGGGGGAGGGTTGGGGAGGGGGCCCCCGCCGGGCAAGCTCCTTGCTCCGCCCGCCGGCATGCGGACTCCACGCGTGTTCCTGCTCTCTCCCGCGTACGCGGGCGGCAAGCGCGGCCAGGTGCTCATGCGCGACGCGGCGGCGTTCGACCTGGCCGTACGCCTGCGGGGGCCGCTGGGCGCGGAGATCGGGGAGGTCTTCTCGTTCCTGAGCGGGCTGTACTTCCGCGGCAAGGTGGCATACGCCCGCGCCTTCGCGCATCCGCCGCCGGGAGGGCCGCACGCGCTGGTGATCACGCCCACGCGCGGGCTGCTGCCGGTGAACGGCCGCGTCACGCTCGACACGCTGCGCGAGTTCGCCGCGGGCGACGTGGACGCGGACAATCCCGCCTACCGCGCGCCACTGGAGCTCCACGCGGCCGAGCTGGCCGAGGCGTCGGGCGGCGACTGCGAGATGGTTCTCCTCGGCAGCGTCGCGTCCGGCAAGTACGTAGACGTGCTGCTGGGCATCTTCGGCGAGCGGCTGGTCTTTCCCGCGGACTTCGTGGGGCGCGGCGACATGAGCCGCGGCGGGCTGATGCTGCGGTGCGCCGCCGGCGGCACGGAGCTGGAGTACGTGCCCGTGCTGGGCGCCGTACGCCGCGGCGCCCGTCCACCGAAGCTGAGCCCGCGATGAGCATCGCCCGATGAGCATCCCCCGATCTCCCGCCAAGAAGGCGCGCCCGAAGAAGCCCGCCGCCGTCGTCCGCGCGGCAGACGCGACGCCGGACATCATCCCCGCGGGCCGGGCGAGCTGCGACGTGCGCGTGTCCGGCCGCACGGTCTCGCTGACGAACCTGAAGAAGCCGTTCTGGCCCGAGCTGGGCATCACCAAGGGCGACCTGCTGCGCTACTACGTGGCCGTCGCGCCCGCGCTGCTGCCGCACCTGAAGGACCGCGCGATGGTGATGAAGCGCTATCCCAATGGCGCCGCGGGCAAGTTCTTCTTCATGAAGCGCGCGCCGGACCCGCGCCCATCGTGGATCCGGACGTGCGCCATCGAGCACGAGTCCGGCAGCGTCATCGACTTCCCCATGGTGCAGGACCTGCCGTCGCTGCTGTGGCTGGTCAACCTGGGGTGCATCGACCTGAACCCATGGTACTCCCGCTGCGACGACACGAACCGGCCGGACTACCTGCACTTCGACCTGGACCCCGTTCCCGGCGCGGACTTCGCGCGCGTGCGCGAGGTGGCGCTGCTGGTCCGCGACGCGCTCGCCAAGCTGGGGATGAAGACGTACCCCAAGACCACCGGGTCGAAGGGCATCCACGTGTACGTGCCCATCGTCCGCGGCCCCACGCAGAAGCGCGTGTGGGCGTTCGCGAAGGAGTTCGCGCGGGTGATGGAGGCGATGCACCCCGGCATCATCACCGCCGAGTACCGCATCGCCAGGCGGCCGGCGGGGCGCGTGCTGGTGGACTACAACCAGAACGCCTGGGGCCGCACGCTGGCCTACGCGTACTCCATCCGCCCGCGGCCCGGCGCCACCGCGTCCGCCCCGGTGACGTGGGACGAGGTGGAGGCGGGCGTGGAGATGGACGACTTTCGCATCGACAACCTGCCGGCGCGCGTGGCGCGGGTGGGCGACCTGTGGCGCCCGCTGCTGCAGAAGCGCGGGCGCTTCGACCTGGAGAAGATGCTGTGAAGCTGCCGCTGCCGCTGGACCTGGCCGCCATGGAGGCGGATTCGGTGCCGGAGATCCCGGCGGGCCCGGAGTGGCGCTACGAGCCGAAGTGGGATGGCTTCCGCTGCCTCGCCTTCCGCGACGGAGATGAGGTGGACATCCGGTCCAAGGCCGGCAAGCCGCTCGCCCGCTACTTCCCCGACGTGGTCGCGGCGCTGCTCGCGCTCAAGGCGAAGCGCTTCGTGCTGGACGGCGAGATCGTCGTCCCGGTAGATGGAGGGCTCAGCTTCGAGGAGCTGCTGCTGCGCGTGCACCCCGCCGCCAGCCGCGTGAAGAAGCTGGCGGACGCGCACCCCGCCACCCTCATCGTCTTCGACCTTCTCCTCGACACCCACGGCAACCCGCTGGTGGAGCTTCCGCTCGCCGAACGGCGGGAGAAGCTAGAGGCGTTCGCCGCCAAGTTCTTCCCCGACGACGAGCGCATCCGCCTCTCGCCGTCCACCAAAAGCCTGGAGGAGGCGCGGGGCTGGCTCTCCGCCGGCGGGAAGGGACTGGACGGGGTGATGGCCAAGCGCGCGGACGCGCCGTACGCCTCGGGCGAGCGCACGGCGATGCAGAAGATCAAGAACGTGCGGACGGCCGAGTGCGTGGTGGGCGGCTTTCGCTACGCGAGCAAGGGCGGGATCGTGGGCTCGCTGCTGCTGGGGCTGTACGACGACGCGGGGCTGCTGAACCACGTGGGCTTCTGCTCGTCCATCAAGGCCGCCGAGCGGAAGGAGCTGACGCCGAAGCTGGAGAAGCTGGTGGAGCCACCCGGCTTCACCGGCAACGCGCCGGGCGGCCCCAGCCGCTGGAGCACCGAGCGCTCGGCCCAGTGGGAGCCGCTGCGCCCGGAACTGGTGGCCGAGGTGCAGTACGACCACTTCAGCGGAGGCCGCTTCCGCCACGGCGTGCGGTTCGTCCGCTGGCGGCCCGACAAGGACCCCCGCCAGTGCCGCATGGACCAGGTCGCGAAGGAGAGCCGCTCCTCGCTGCGCCTCATCGGGTGAGCACGA includes these proteins:
- the ligD gene encoding non-homologous end-joining DNA ligase — translated: MSIPRSPAKKARPKKPAAVVRAADATPDIIPAGRASCDVRVSGRTVSLTNLKKPFWPELGITKGDLLRYYVAVAPALLPHLKDRAMVMKRYPNGAAGKFFFMKRAPDPRPSWIRTCAIEHESGSVIDFPMVQDLPSLLWLVNLGCIDLNPWYSRCDDTNRPDYLHFDLDPVPGADFARVREVALLVRDALAKLGMKTYPKTTGSKGIHVYVPIVRGPTQKRVWAFAKEFARVMEAMHPGIITAEYRIARRPAGRVLVDYNQNAWGRTLAYAYSIRPRPGATASAPVTWDEVEAGVEMDDFRIDNLPARVARVGDLWRPLLQKRGRFDLEKML
- a CDS encoding ATP-dependent DNA ligase; protein product: MKLPLPLDLAAMEADSVPEIPAGPEWRYEPKWDGFRCLAFRDGDEVDIRSKAGKPLARYFPDVVAALLALKAKRFVLDGEIVVPVDGGLSFEELLLRVHPAASRVKKLADAHPATLIVFDLLLDTHGNPLVELPLAERREKLEAFAAKFFPDDERIRLSPSTKSLEEARGWLSAGGKGLDGVMAKRADAPYASGERTAMQKIKNVRTAECVVGGFRYASKGGIVGSLLLGLYDDAGLLNHVGFCSSIKAAERKELTPKLEKLVEPPGFTGNAPGGPSRWSTERSAQWEPLRPELVAEVQYDHFSGGRFRHGVRFVRWRPDKDPRQCRMDQVAKESRSSLRLIG